The DNA segment GTGTTTGAGTTTGCCTTGCTCGGTCAGTTGCAGATGCCGGGTCATGCCGCGACTCCGGCCAAATCCTGAATCTCGATGCCGAGCGGGTCGGGACCGGTCAATTTAATCCGCTGGCCCTCGGCCAAATCGATACGGATGCCGCGGCAATCCGGCTGCAACGGAATTTGGCGGCCGTTGCGCTCGATCAACACCGCCAGCACGACCTGATTGGGGCGGCCGTAATCGAAAATCTCGTTCAGTGCGGCGCGACTGGTACGGCCGCTGTAAAACACGTCGTCGATCAGAATGATATCGCGCCCTTCCAGATGTGGCGGCAATTGGCTGGTTTTGACTTTGGGATGCATGCCGATTTGGGAAAAATCGTCGCGATAAAAGGTGATGTCCAGCAAACCCAAGGGCTCGCTGATGCCCAAGCGCAAGTGCATGTGGCGGGCAACCCAAGCCCCGCCGCTGTGGATTCCGATCAGCAGCGGATTTTGCAGTTTTCGTTCGCCGATCTGCTGCCGGATGGCAAGTTCCAGATTGTCCAGCAGGACGTCGATGTTCAAAGAATCGATAGACATGGTGTGGTTGAGCATTTTGTTATTGTTGGCGGCCGGGCGCGGGGCATAACCAATCCGCACCGAAATCCGCGGTTATCGGTCGAACCAACTTTGCAAAATCAATTGGGCGGCAAGCTGGTCTTGGACCGCCCATAGTTTGGTCGCACTGAGTTGCAGTTCGTCGAACAGCATCTGTTTGGCGGCAAACGTGGTCAGCGCTTCGTCGATCTGGTGCACCGGCAAATTGTAACGCCCCTGCAACTGGCGACAGAACTTCTGCATCCGCGGCGTCACCACGTTGTCGGAACCGTCGGCTTGCCGGGAAATGCCGACGACCAAGCCGGCCGGCCGCCATTCGGCGATCAGTTGGCCGATCCTGCTCCAGTCCGGCACCTGGTTTAAGGAACGAATGGTTTGCAGCGGACTGGCGATGCCGCTGCCGGCATAACCGACGGCTACGCCGATTTTTTTATTGCCGAAATCGAATCCCAAATAGGCGTCGCTGCTTAATTTGGCAGCCAGCGGGTCGATTTTAACCATGTCCGGCCGGCGTGGTTAGACGATTGATGTCGATGCCGAGCTGACCAGCCGCGGCATTCCAGCGCTGGCTGATCGGCGTCTCATAGAGGATGGCTTCGCCGCAAGGCGTATTCAACCAGGCGTTTTCGACGATTTCTTTCTCCAACTGGCCGCTACCCCAACCGGCATAACCCAGCGCGATCAGATAATGGCTTGGGCCTCTACCTTCGGCGATGGCTTCCAGGATGTCGCGGGAACTGGTCAAGGTGATGTTTTCCGCCGTGGAAATACTGGAATCCCAACGCTGCTCGCAGGCATTGTGAATCACGAAGCCGCGTTCCTGCTGCACCGGGCCGCCGGCGAAAATCGGCGTGTTCAACACGGCTTCGATTTCGGATTTGATGCCCATCTGCTCGAAAATATCTTTCAACTTCATACCGGTCGGCCGGTTTATCACGATACCGAGCGCGCCTTCCGCATTATGTTGGCACAGGTAGGTGACGGTATGAAAGAAATGCGGGTCGGCCAGGCCGGGCATCGCGATCAAAAACTGATTGTTCAAATAAGTTGCGTCTGTCATGGCAGTGCTCATAGGCTAACGGGCGGTCATACCGGTTTCGTCCGAGAATTTCCAGACCCTGGTAATCACCAAAACGTTCACTTCTCTCAACAACTCGTCCGGTAACGCCGCAAACGGCGCACTCATCTTGACGATGCGCTTGGCAGCATCGTCCAGCGCCGGATTTCCGGACGATTTAACAATCCGCATACTGTAAATACTGCCGTCGGCACTGATGCCGACATCCATCGTCAAGATTTGCGAGGCCCCTTTTTTGCGAGCCGCCTCAGGATAATTCAGATTGCCGGTACGCTCAACCTTGTCTTCCCAATCCTTGACGTATTGCGCTGCCAGGTATTTGTGGGTACTGATCGAGTTGACGAATTTGATTTTCGATTCCTGGGTACTTTGCTGGCTGTTGCGAATCCGCTCGCCCAGTTGCGCGATCTGCTGCTGCAGGGCTTCAGGGGATAATTTGGGGGCGGCGTCATGGACCTCAACCGGCTCGGGTGTTTCCACCGGCTGTTCCGGCTCAGCCGCAATCTTAACCGGCGCCCTGGCTTGGACCAGCACCTTTTCGGTGACCGGTTTGGCCGGAACCGGCATCGGCTGCGGCACCACTTTTTTCTGCGGCGGACTCGGCGGCGAAAACGGTACCGCCTCTTTATGCTGCAAAGGCTCCGGTTTTTGGGTTTGCTCGCCGGCGCCGAGCTGATGCTCCGCAGCCAGATACTTGGCATCCTTCGGCGCCTTTTTCAGCGGAGTATGGGCCACTGTAATCTCCAGCGATTTATCCATCTTTGCCGGTTTCGGCGAGGTAAAGTTGATACCCAATACAATCACGACGTGCACCACCGCCGCCAGAAACAAAGCCGTGATCAGCGAATCGCCTTGCGACAGCGGGGTCGACGTCAACTGCGGAGCCTGCATTTCAACCTTGCACTTGGGCAGCAATGTGGTCCATCAATTGCGCACTGATATTGATGCCGAATTGCTTATCCAACTCCTGGACGCAGGTCGGGCTGGTGACATTGACTTCGGTCAGGTAATCGCCGATCACATCCAAGCCGACGAACACCAAACCTTTTTCCCGCAATGTCGGCCCAACCTGTTCGGCAATCCAACGGTCGCGCGCGCTCAATTCGCGGCCTTCACCGCGTCCACCCGCCGCCAGATTGCCGCGGCTTTCGCCGCTGGCCGGAATCCGCGCCAGGCAATACGGCACCGGTTCGCCGTTCACCATCAAGATTCGTTTGTCGCCGTCCCTGACCGCCGGTAAGTAACGTTGCGCCATGATGTAACTGCTGCCGTGGCCGGTCATGGTTTCCAGAATCACGCTCAGATTAGGGTCGCCCTCGCGCACATGGAAAATCGAGGCGCCGCCCATGCCGTCCAGCGGCTTCAAAATGATCTCGCCTTGTTCGGCCAGAAAATTGCGGATTTTTTGCGGGTCCCGCGCCACCAACGTATCGGTGCAGCATTGTGGAAACCAAGCGGTAAACATTTTTTCGTTGGCATCGCGTAGCGACTGCGGCTTATTGACTACATACACGCCTTGGCGTTCGGCTTGCTCCAGCATATAGGTGGCGTAAATATATTCCTGGTTGAACGGCGGATCCTTGCGCATCATGATCACGTCCAGCTCGGACAGTTCGATCTGCCGCTCGGCGCCGAAAGCATGCCATTGTTTCTCGTCGCGCTTGACTTCGAGCAGGCGGCTGCGGGCATAGGCATGGCCGTTACGCATAAACAGATCGGACAACTCCATGTAGTGCAGTTCCCAGCCGCGGGCCTGAGCCTCCAGCAACATGGCAAAACTGGTGTCTTTTTTGATATTGATCTGGCCGATGGGATCCATGACCATGCCGAGTTTGATTGCCATAAAGTCCTGTATTACGCGAAACAAGTGGGAATGCGGGGGATTTTATCAAATTTATTTTCCAGGCTGCGGTTTACCCGGAAAAGTTTTTTTGATATAAAGCGCGGCTATTTTGAATCAAAAGCTCGCATTGAGGTAGTCATGTCCAGAGTATGCCAAGTAACAGGTAAACGCCCCCTGAGCGGGCACAACGTTTCACACGCAATGAACAAAACCAAGCGCCGTTTTGAGCCGAATCTGCACCATCACAGATTCTGGGTGGAAAGCGAAAACCGCTGGGTACGCTTGAGAGTATCTTCAAAAGGCATGCGAATCATCGACAAAAATGGCATTGATGCGGTTTTGGCCGACATCCGTAGCCGTGGCGAACAAGTTTAAGGAGACAGACAATGCGCGACAAAATCAAATTGGTTTCGACTGAAGGTACCGGCCACTTCTACACCACCACTAAAAACAAAAAAACCATGCCGGAAAAGATGGAGATCAAAAAATTCGATCCTGTCGTCCGCAGACACGTAATGTACAAAGAAGCCAAAATCAAATAATTCCGCTTCTAGCCCGCCGGGCGGCCGGAATCTCCGGTCAGCCCCGGTTGCCGGCGTTCTTGATTTCCTCCAGCTCGGCCTTCAGGCTTTCGGAATACTTGGCAAGCGATAAGTATTTCATCTCCAAAGCCTTTTTCTCTGCTTCCAGAATATTGTATTTGGTCTTTAGTTGTTGCAAATAGCGACGCAGCTTTAGCATGTCGTCCTGCAGCGACGAAGGCTCGGTGAAGACTTGACTAGTGGCGGCTGACATGGCGGTGTCGCCGGCAATCTCACGGAAATTGCCAGTCTCGATACCGTCGTCGATCGGAAACGAAGACGGCGATTTCAAATAGCTCGGATCGATCTCGTCAATACCGCCGGCCAAAATCAACGCATTGAATTTGTGCCTCATCAAAATAAAAGCCGCCGCCTCGCTCATCCGGCCGTTCTGGCACACCACCACGATCGGATGCTGCCGGTTCAAGGTTTTCAAATGCATTCGCAATGAAAAGAACGGGATATTGATGCTCAACGGCAAATGCAGCGGCTTATAGTGGTCCGGCTCGCGAACGTCGATCAAATCCGCGCCTTTAGCCACTAATTCCTGAGACTCTCGATAATTGATATATTTCAGCGTCGGCTGCTTGATCAAGGTCAAAAACAACTCTTTCGCCAAGCGCAACAGACTGACATCGGTCAGCGCGGTCACCGACACATTTCGCGGCTCCCCGGAAATCAGCGAATCTTCGCCGAAAGTATCCTGATCGCTCAGCAGGGCGAGCTTAATATCTTTTGCATTCGGCGCCGGCCTGCGGCTGACTTGGCAACGCCCCCTCTTGATGATGTAGAAATAATCGCCGACATCGCCCTGCCTGACGATCACGTCCCCGGCGTCGACGCGCAGTTCCTGCATACCGATCAAAATCTTCTGCAGGTTTGCCGGCGGCAACGCACGAAACACCGGCGACTTCAATAAAGTCGTCATCCAGTCGTCGTTGTCTTCCACCTCGTCTACCACCATAAAACTCTCGTTTTCCTCGAAATTGCCGTCTTGCGCCGATTTCACCATATCGGTATTCAAACGTAAAAACCGAATTCTACTATTAGCGACTGCGTTCACTTTTCGCGGAATCTGATGCGCCAGCGCAAACCGGGCTGACGGACTGTCGGCGCTGATGGTTTCAATCGTGAGCGCTTCGGTCTGCAAGGTCACGCTGCCGTCCAGCAAATAGACCAACTCGTTGCGTTCGTCGCCGCGTTGAAATAAAAATTTACCTTCTTCGGCGGATTCGATATTGATTTGGGCGCATATCGCCTCAAATTTACTGAACGGCAGCGTGGAGAGCGGAATTAACTGCCGGATAATCCGGCCCTCGGCGGAATGGATGTCGACAGCCACTAGTCAGGTGCGGATTGAAGAGTATGGAATCCAACGACGGAACATAACCTATGATAGCCGATTATTAATTAAACTCCGGGAAACAAATTAGGCTCCGGCGTGTCCATGCCGGCAATCCAACAAACCACAACCCAAAAACATAACCACCATGAGAAAAATCATTCTGCTATTTTTGCTTGGCTTGAGTAGTTGGCAGTCCAACGCCGCATTGCCCTTGCAGGTGGATGGCACCAACCTGCCGTCACTGGCGCCGATGCTGGAGCAAAGCATGCCGGCCGTGGTCAACATTTCCACCTCCACCAACGTGAGGATGCAGGCAAACCCGCTGATGAACGACCCCCTCTTCCGCCGGTTCTTCAACATCCCCAACAACCCCAAGCAACAACAGCGCAACAGCCTGGGCTCCGGCGTGATCATCGACAAAGACCAAGGCTACGTGTTGACCAACAACCACGTGATCGACAAAGCCGACAAGATTAACGTAACCCTGGCCGACGGCCGCCAACTGAACGCTAAATTGCTCGGCACCGACCCGGAAGCCGACGTCGCAGTAATCCAAATCCCGGCCGACAACCTGACTGCGTTAAAAGTCGCCGATTCCAGCCAACTGAAAGTCGGCGATTTCGTCGTCGCGATCGGCAACCCGTTCGGCCTG comes from the Methylomonas sp. EFPC3 genome and includes:
- the pyrR gene encoding bifunctional pyr operon transcriptional regulator/uracil phosphoribosyltransferase PyrR; this encodes MSIDSLNIDVLLDNLELAIRQQIGERKLQNPLLIGIHSGGAWVARHMHLRLGISEPLGLLDITFYRDDFSQIGMHPKVKTSQLPPHLEGRDIILIDDVFYSGRTSRAALNEIFDYGRPNQVVLAVLIERNGRQIPLQPDCRGIRIDLAEGQRIKLTGPDPLGIEIQDLAGVAA
- the rpmG gene encoding 50S ribosomal protein L33, which gives rise to MRDKIKLVSTEGTGHFYTTTKNKKTMPEKMEIKKFDPVVRRHVMYKEAKIK
- a CDS encoding YqgE/AlgH family protein, translated to MTDATYLNNQFLIAMPGLADPHFFHTVTYLCQHNAEGALGIVINRPTGMKLKDIFEQMGIKSEIEAVLNTPIFAGGPVQQERGFVIHNACEQRWDSSISTAENITLTSSRDILEAIAEGRGPSHYLIALGYAGWGSGQLEKEIVENAWLNTPCGEAILYETPISQRWNAAAGQLGIDINRLTTPAGHG
- the ruvX gene encoding Holliday junction resolvase RuvX, coding for MVKIDPLAAKLSSDAYLGFDFGNKKIGVAVGYAGSGIASPLQTIRSLNQVPDWSRIGQLIAEWRPAGLVVGISRQADGSDNVVTPRMQKFCRQLQGRYNLPVHQIDEALTTFAAKQMLFDELQLSATKLWAVQDQLAAQLILQSWFDR
- the gshB gene encoding glutathione synthase; this translates as MAIKLGMVMDPIGQINIKKDTSFAMLLEAQARGWELHYMELSDLFMRNGHAYARSRLLEVKRDEKQWHAFGAERQIELSELDVIMMRKDPPFNQEYIYATYMLEQAERQGVYVVNKPQSLRDANEKMFTAWFPQCCTDTLVARDPQKIRNFLAEQGEIILKPLDGMGGASIFHVREGDPNLSVILETMTGHGSSYIMAQRYLPAVRDGDKRILMVNGEPVPYCLARIPASGESRGNLAAGGRGEGRELSARDRWIAEQVGPTLREKGLVFVGLDVIGDYLTEVNVTSPTCVQELDKQFGINISAQLMDHIAAQVQG
- a CDS encoding TonB family protein translates to MQAPQLTSTPLSQGDSLITALFLAAVVHVVIVLGINFTSPKPAKMDKSLEITVAHTPLKKAPKDAKYLAAEHQLGAGEQTQKPEPLQHKEAVPFSPPSPPQKKVVPQPMPVPAKPVTEKVLVQARAPVKIAAEPEQPVETPEPVEVHDAAPKLSPEALQQQIAQLGERIRNSQQSTQESKIKFVNSISTHKYLAAQYVKDWEDKVERTGNLNYPEAARKKGASQILTMDVGISADGSIYSMRIVKSSGNPALDDAAKRIVKMSAPFAALPDELLREVNVLVITRVWKFSDETGMTAR
- a CDS encoding cyclic nucleotide-binding domain-containing protein translates to MAVDIHSAEGRIIRQLIPLSTLPFSKFEAICAQINIESAEEGKFLFQRGDERNELVYLLDGSVTLQTEALTIETISADSPSARFALAHQIPRKVNAVANSRIRFLRLNTDMVKSAQDGNFEENESFMVVDEVEDNDDWMTTLLKSPVFRALPPANLQKILIGMQELRVDAGDVIVRQGDVGDYFYIIKRGRCQVSRRPAPNAKDIKLALLSDQDTFGEDSLISGEPRNVSVTALTDVSLLRLAKELFLTLIKQPTLKYINYRESQELVAKGADLIDVREPDHYKPLHLPLSINIPFFSLRMHLKTLNRQHPIVVVCQNGRMSEAAAFILMRHKFNALILAGGIDEIDPSYLKSPSSFPIDDGIETGNFREIAGDTAMSAATSQVFTEPSSLQDDMLKLRRYLQQLKTKYNILEAEKKALEMKYLSLAKYSESLKAELEEIKNAGNRG
- the rpmB gene encoding 50S ribosomal protein L28 — protein: MSRVCQVTGKRPLSGHNVSHAMNKTKRRFEPNLHHHRFWVESENRWVRLRVSSKGMRIIDKNGIDAVLADIRSRGEQV